The genomic stretch CGCAGAGCCCAGAGGCCTGGCCAGagggggaaggcacaagagcatGGGGGCTGGGGGCACAAGCACCCCCCTCCGAAGCCCAGAGGGTGCGGCAAAAGGGGGATTATAAAAGCCAAGAAACTACAAAACTAAATACAAAGGTGGGCACAGCTGGCAAAGGGAGGGATGTAGGTGAGGAAGGAGAGGTGCAGTCCCGGCCGACTGTCCCTCGGGACCGAGGCTGCGCGGGCCCTCAGACCTTGTAGTAGATGTTCGCTGGGCTCTGGGGCGGCATCTCCTGGACGATGTAGACGGGGTGCCCGTAGTCCCCACTCACCTTCTCGTAGTGGGGGCAGTAGTTGTTCTCTGTAGTCCGTAAGGGGATGATGATGTCGCTGGGTTCGGTGCCCGCTGTGCCACTGCCCCCCTTGGGACTGGCCAGGGTGCTGAGCGAGAGGGCGGGCGCCCGCTGCTGCGTGTGCTTGCGGTGCCGCTTGCGCAGCTTCAGTAGCAGGATGGTCAGAAAGATGATGATGAGCAGGAAGATGACGCAGCCGGCGCCCACAGCTGCAAACAACGCCACCTTGGAGTTGAAGAAGCTGTCGGGGTCCCCGCTGCTGCCTCCATTTCCACCAGAGCCACTTTTCTCATCCTGGTTCACAGTCTCtgtggatgggggagggaggggagaaaggtCAGCCAGGGGTCCCAGGGATACACGGCAGATCCTGGGCTATGCCCTGCCTTCCTTCAGAGCTAGCGCCTGAACGGGCAGCCAAGCAATGGCTTCTGCCCTCTGGGAAATTCCCATACGCTCACCATGCTTGCCGTCGGAGTCACCCATGGAACTCCGACCACCGGGGGCCTGCGTGGCCATCTTGATGGTGTTATCTGCCTCCTTGCTGGGCCGGCTGGTAGTCAGCTGCTCAGGTGTCACAGCATTGGGGTCTACAGGTGGGGAGAGGACAAGTTAGCCAGGGAAACTCCGGAAGCATAGGTGCCTTGGTTATGTAGCACCTCCCAGCCAAGAATGGTCTGGATACTGGACTTCAGACACTCTATCCCTGCTACCCCCTCTGCCACTACTCTCCATGTCCCCACACCCAATCAGGAGCATCTGTTGCAAAAGCCCAGCTGGGGAGCCCTTGGCCTGGATGCTCACCTTGCCCAACCTTCATGACGATCTTCATGGTGCGTGTGCGGCACACACCTCCCTCCCGGTTCTCCAGTCCCTCCAGACTCCCATTGGATGTAGCTGCAGCAAGAGGCCAGAGCAGTCAGGGGGAGGAGGGGTCTGCTAGCATTACCTAGAAGCCCTAGAGATGCCTCAGTCCATAAGAATAGAACTGGGAACTTGGGAGTTACAAGCAGTCCCACCCACCTGTGAACCTTTCTATTTATCTCCCACTAGGAAGAGTCTGGGACCTAGCCCCTCCCACAAAGATGCTGCTCCTCTATCATGACCAGGTCTTGGCCCTTCTTTCTTAGTTGAAACTATGTGCGTCTTCTCATTGGGTGATGTGACTCAGGGGCCAAGCAATTAGAACTCACAAGGTGAGGGAGGCTTCTCTACAGCCTGGAAGGAATACTAGATTGGAGGTCAGGAGAACTAGATTGGAGACCCAATCCTCTCTCTCCCTGTGTGATCTAGAGCAAGAAGCCCCTTCACCTCTTGGGGCCTCAGTTCCCATAAAGAGAAAGGCTGAAGGTCTGCCAATTCTGCCATTCCCAAGATTAGATCTTAGGTGGgcaaagaaaataagagagagagcACCATGGATTGGAGTCCTCTCCCAACTCTTAAGAGCCAGAGCGAGTTGGCAGTAGACCCCACGGTAATCGTTGGGGCCAGAATTCCAATACCAGGCTAGGAGGAGAGCATGCCAGTCCTCAAGGGGACTGGATCAGGCTGGGCCTGAAGTGTGTGTAGTCTCCTTGCACTACTCAGAAGCTCCCACCACTACAGgacaagacagaaccacatggtGGGTAGGGACTCACAGGTAATATAGTAGTCATGGTGCTTCTTGAACTCCAGGCCCATGTAGTTGGGGCTGAACTCCTGGAACTTGATGGTGAAGCGGATTTCCTGCTCTGGCCTATTGCAAGTGACTAGCACATTGGGGTCAAGCACGGTGCTACAGGCCGCTGCCTGCTCAGGCCGCACCAGGTACAGCTTGTAGTACTCATAGGGCCGCCCAGCTTCTGCTCGGGGACAGATGATGTCCAGCTTGTCTCCAATCTTTGGGTAAATCACCAGCCCCTTCCCGCTCAGGAACCTGcccaaaaagaaagagagatggtTAGCTTTAGGATTGGGGCTCTCTGGCCATTCCCAGAACCAGGAGAGCAGACAATGAGGACCAGGCTAGGCCCACTGGATGGAGATGGAGAGGACAGACATTCTGTTTCTTCAACCTTATGCTGCAGGTGGGGAAAGAGAACCACACTGCCAGCAGGGCGTGGAAGGGGTGGCCCATGGGCAAGGCTGCCAGGCTTTGACTGTTTGGCAGGGTAGGGCACTACCTAGCTGGGAGAGCCCTTTGTCCTAATGTGGCATTTCCGCAGGGGGCTGACGTGGCAGATGGGCTGGGAACCAAGGTGTTGGGTTTGGGCTGCCTGGAGGTGGTGGCCCTGTCCTCCTCTCACCTGCAGCACACTCACATTCCTTCATAGCCACTGCTACCAGCTCCTCAGCACACGCACATGTGTATGCACTTATGTGCACagaacacagaaacacacacagaacaaGCCCACACATGCCCCAGAAACCACCCCCGCAGCTCCCAGTCAACGGCTGGGGGTGCACAACCTATCTGAGACCCACGTCTTCTCCCCCATTCGTGCTAATCTTGGGCATGATAAGAAGATATGAACAGACCTTGCCTAGAGCCAAGGGATAATGGGCACAGTCTCCAGCCAGGTAAAGCTCCACACAGCTCTCTCCAATCCCCACTCCCACTGTCTGGCATCCTACCAGGACTCATCCCACCCCCATAATGCAAGAGCCCAAATCCCCAAATCTGACCAATCTCACTGCTAAGAAGAACAGAGAAAGGGGAGAAGAGGACCAAGCAGGAATGATAGATCATATAGGACAGGGCCCCAAGAACCTTGCTCACCTGCCTTTTattgaccacacacacacacacacacacacacatacacacacacacacacacacacacacacacacacacacacacggcctctGCTCCCAATCCTGAGAGAAAATGGATAAATGCCTCCTGAGCCAGGTTCATCTTCTGATCCAGAAGGCCAGGCACTGGGAAATAGCAAGGGGATGGCAGCTGCCTGGGGCCACCGATTCATATCATCCTGTCCTTGCCTAAGCACACAGTAAGTTCTCTCAGCCATTTCTGAGCCTGGAAAATGTAGGAGAAAGAAGACAtgctttggaatcagacagacaGTGGCCCTTacaagctctgtgaccttggatgagCTGCCTGATCTCCTTAAGCTTCTGTGTCCTCTATAAACTGGGAGTGGTAAGAGTCCCACCTCTAAGGATGGTGGAGGGGAGACATGATGGCATGTACAGAGCACACAGTTGGCACTCAACCATTTGATTCCTGCTCAGAAATAGTCTGGTCTGACAAGAGGCAGGAAACCAGACACTAACACCAAGGACCTATAAGCCCAGTCTTGTTTCTTGggtgggaaagaggaaaagatgaTACAGCTCCATCCACAAGGATTTTACTGTCTAATGTGGGTCGGAAAAATAAATGGTTCACGTGGCAGCTATGGACAGCACCAGGCTATCTGTAGGCTATATGCAAGGATGGTGGCTCAAAAGGCAAGGgctggaagcagagagaggaaggagacagcTCATCTGACAGGACAGTCAGAAATGGTCCCACAGAtggcttcttggccttttggctaagatgaAGTGTAGAAATGGTCCCACAGAAAGAGTAGGATAAGAGCAGTTCCCAGGGGAGGAATAAGAAGTCAACACCCAGCAGGAATAGACAGTAGTGGCTGGGACACAAAACCTAGGCCAGGGATTGTCCCAGTGATGGGTAGAGAAgagcagaagaggaggaaaagctCAGCTGGGGTCAGACTGAAAGGCAGGGGTTACAACAATCAGTGTGGGTTTCATCCAGTTGGGGACAGACTCTCCAGCAGGAAGGGCAATGAAGAGCTGAAAGTAGTGCTTCAACGGAAAGAAGTTGATAGTGGAAAAACATGATTCCACTCCCCAAGGACCCATTCCACAGCAGGGACTACAAGGGAGCTCAGTATCCTCACCTGATGGAGGGAATGATATCCAAGGAGGTAAAGGATCTAGACCAAGCAGATGAAGTAGATGAAGAACAGCAGCCCTCTCTCCATGTCCAGGGAGGCTCCACTAAGCTGGAATCTGCCATCCTGCTGTGCAGGAGGGTAAAAGTCACAACGAGAAGGTCTCCCCACTTAGTACCTGGCTTTACCAAACTCCAGAGGGCCAGCAAGGAAGCAGGCATGGGATGGAGGCCCACACAAACATTTGAGAGAAAACACCTCCAACTCCATACACCACAAAAAGCCAAGAAGTTTCACCAAAGCCTTCATAATTCCCAAGGcatttttcactttctaatcCTCATACTGGTTCCAGCCAGGCAGTAGGATTAGACAACTTCTAACAACTAGAAGCAACCTTTGAGAGCCACTGAGTCCAAGCTCCTCATGTGAGGGAATGAGCAACCAGATGAATGTTCCTATTGAGGGGTGCTCAAAGCCAAGCCAGGGAGCCTAAACTCACCCAGGATGTTATCCCCCAGAGGTCTAAGAGTACCTGAAACATTGGCTGAATCCTTGTACAGCTTCTCCTCCATAAGACCCTACCTGGAGATGACAGCAGGTAGACAGAGAGCATGCATAGGGGTACAGGTCAGCTCTCTTTTCTAACCACTTGGCCCGCCTTACCCATCGGGGGCTTTTGTCAACTCTGAGCAGTCTCCCATCACCCCTTGGGTTCTGGAGCCCTGGAACCCAGACACAACCAAGGAAACAGATGTCTACATAGTGGGTAGGGGAATGGGAAAGAGAGAGGACTATTGCCCCCAGTACCCCCTCAGACTCTCATCAACCTCAGCAAACAGGATTCATAAATATGCATGAGTTTATTTGCATAGCAGCTGGCAGAGGGAAACTCACCTTCCCCTAAAGTGCAGAAGGGAGCAGAGCCTGATGAGACCCACCTTCCCTGACCCTGGTGCACCATGATGGTGCCTTCTCAGCCTCTTTCTTCCCCACCACTGAGAAAAGTGCATCTGGGCCTGTGAGAAGCCCCAGAAAGTGGCGAGAGGCCATGAGGGGTGGTTATGCAGCCTGTGAGAGTGAAGCCTGAGGTCAGGTAATACTCTAGTCATCCTCTACAGCAGGGACCCTGCAGGTCTCCCTTTATATCCACCAGGAGAAGGGgctgagaggaagaggaagagagtgcCTAGTTAAACTGTTTACCCTCCAGTTTTCAAAAACTGGTACTCCCTCCATCATCAAACCAAGCTTTTCTGTCTGGGGCCACCCCCAGACAAAGCCCTTTTCTGGAAAATAAGGGGATTGACATGGCCCAGCAGGAAGCCTGCAGCAGGTCACCATGGTAACCCCTGAGGCCTTCCCTCCTTAGCCTCTGATAGCCCCTGGGACCCCAGAGAGCCACCCCAGGGAGTAGAAGGACTTTCGGGAGGTGGTCTGAGCATTTAGGCTCCTATCTGTGGCCTGCCTCTTCCCCTCCACCCTAACCTAAGTCTCTTCCCCAGGCTGCCTACTGAGCTTAAAGAATTCTAGAAGGGCAGAAGCCTGAAGGTCTGGCGCAGTAGTCAGTACTGGTCAGAGGCCAACTACCCCCTTGCTTCTTTGTCCAGCTAAGCCCCTATTCACCCAAAAACTGACAACTGACAGCAGAGAGAGTTTTGGATCTGCGGGGGTCGTGTCTAGAAACCTGCCCACGTTCCACCAGCTCTACATTTCTGTCCCTCTCACCCTTCCCTCAGGCCCTAGGAACTTGTGGTCAGAGACTGGCCAAAAGGACAGTCCGGCCCTAGGCCACACCACCACAGGTTTGGTAGAAGACTCTAGCCACAGCTTTGATTCAGTGACTCCGGCACCCCCAAGGGTGGCAGGACCAGTGGAAGACAGACCCCAAGCCAGAGCTCAAGTCTACACTCATTCCAGCAAGGGTGGAGAGTCCCCAAATTAAAGGCTCCTCTTTCACTCCCCCAGCTCCACCCAGCCCCCGAGGCAGCAGGAGCAGGCCTGGCGTGTCCCAGCAGTGCCCGCCCAGGCGTGGGTGGGCAGGAACAGCAGCTGGGTCCTGGCACACACACAGTGCTGTCAGAGGCAGGGAAGCCAGGAGAGCCCCAGAGGAAGtcacccctcacacacacacccacactaaACCAtgcctcccctctgccccacctGGCCAACACTAGGGCCCACTGGGGGCTCAACAGCCCCTTCCTTGTTGTCTGCTTTCTGTGGGGTCCCTAAAAGGCAGTGAGACTCCTGGCCCAGAGAGGAACTAAAGCTGCTGTTTAGAGCTCAGGAAGAAGTGTGCCAGGCATGGAGCAGCCTGCCCTCAGATGGTGGCCTAGGAAAGTCAAATGAGGAAGCTGGAGCACTGCTCATCCCACGTGGGCAGGGCCTGAGTCACAAGGACAGATGCACATACACCTGTGAAGTGAGAGGGGAAGCCGGCGGCTAGAGCCAGCGCCTCTTCCCAAACCCTGTCTCTCCCATATCCCAAGGCAGCAGGATGGTGTGGAAAGAACAGCACAAGGCGGCTCTCCCTGCTAGGAGCTGACTGACTTGAAACAAGTCACTTTCCTTTTCTGGGCAAATGcctcctcatctgcaaaacagggGCAATTCTAACTTCCCAGGACTGTTGGGAACATCCGATGAGCTCACATATGAAGATGCTTTGGAAGTAGCAAGGTACTGCCCAACTGTTAGTTAGCACACCAAATACCATTTAGAAGAAGCTGAAGAAGCTTACTACACTCCTGGCTGCCAGTGCCCCTACCCAAAATGACTACCATGAAAATCCACCCAGGAGGGGCTGCCACAGCGCCCAGGGCAATTAACCCCCAATATGGCTGGTGAGCATCCCCCTACCTCAGCTCCCCTAATAATCATAGAGTGGATCCTCCCCCTAAACCTACTGTTCCCATGGCAACCAGCAGCCTCCTGGCTGGCCCACCCGCTCCATAATCCCAACACCAAAAAACAGTGATGCACAGTAGTATCCAGGGcccacccatccccacccaccACAGTTGCTGAGGCAGTGGAGAGcctgagaggagaaagagaacccTAGATTCAGCTCCTGGCCCAGCCTCACCAGGCCCTTCTTGCCCTGGCCTGAAtgcctggggttgggggagggagggaggggaacagGGAACTTTAGGAGCTGCTGGGTTCCCATCGCTTTCAGGCCCCCACCTGTGGCCAATCAGCCACAGAGTAAAAGAGGTCAGGTCCCTAGCCGCCCCGGAAAGGGGCCCCCTGAGCTGGCCTCCCCAGGACTGTGAGCTGGAACAGCTGTGAGGGGGCTGGGACCAACACTTTGGCTTACAGCAGGCAAGCCTGGGTTGGGGTCTGCAGCTGCCCCCACCCATGCTGGATGGAGTCAAGGGTCCTGGATGCCAAGCtgaaacccccacccccaccccttgcagGGAAGGTGTAATATGATCTCAGGCACATTCCCACTCCCTGGAGGTGGGGGAACCTGAGTGGGGGGCAGGAAAGGGTCAGAAcgggactgagagactgaactgcaGCAGCTGGACTTGGCTGAGGACTCAAGTATGAGGCCTGCCGGCTGCCCCAAGCTCTcaggggaggaggctggaggagggggctgCCCTGGGACCTTCCatcacagccccccacccccaccgatCCAAGCATGCTCACGCACTCTGGTTCCTCCCAACCTCTAGCAGGCCCAGACCCATCTTCTCACACTGCACTCATTGGGCAAATCTGACAAGAGGGGCCAAGGAGGCAGATGCTCTTGCCACCAGAGACTATCACCCTGGAAGGCCCCAGCACCAACTGGGGTAAGATGCTGAGAGCCTGGAGCCAGCCCTTCCAGCTCTCTTCTGGTCAGAGCTGGGGCTCCCTGTACCCTGGAACCTGGAAACatacccccagccccaccacttctttattttgatttttttcccaaggaggaAGCAATTAAGCAGGGTTTATAGGCACTGGgagatttttttggggggaggggggttgccAGCCCCTGACAGGACTGAGGAGAGAAACCAAAagccaggaggaagaggggagggaagagagaaaatgagcCTGTGAGGGAGAGCACGGGCATGTGCGAGAAACAAAAGGACTTGAGAAAAAGAGGCAGAGAGTGACTAAGAGTGAGAGGGAGTGTGAGAAAGAGGGAGAGCCGGGCAAGTCGAGCTGGAGAGGGGAGGTGAACGCGGCTCACACAGGGTGTGAGAGGGTGAACCAACAAGGGCCTGAGACGGAGAAGTCAGGCAAGAGGCAAAGAGGGAGACACGGACAGAAAGAGACTGTTGATTTGAAAGACTGTGGGAGCTCAAGGCTTGGGCGCGGTGGCAGAGGCAGCCCCCAGAGCTCAGAGTGAAGCTGAGGGCAGTGCCTTCCTCTTGTCCTCCTGCACCCCGCCCCCCGCAACCCGTgccaacacacacagacaggctGCATTCCAGACCCCGGAGTATAGACGGAACATGGATTGGGGGGGCTTAGGGGCACCAGGATCAGTCCCCCACTGTTCCTAGAATCTGCTCAATTACAGGATGGAATTCGTGCAGGTCCTACTGAGGCCCCAGctaccacccccaccacccccaggatGCCTGCCCTCAGCCTGAAGTGGATCTGGGAGGGGGGCAGATCTCAAAAACCTGTAAACTGGTCCAGAGCACTCAAGGCTCAAAACACAAAAAGGGTGAAGCTCAGGGAGATCTTGTTTCTCCCAGTTCCACCCCCCGCACTCTGCAGGAGGGCTTCCTTCCAGCTGTGGAGCAGCCTGCTATCTCTGGTTAGAGACCCGAGAGAGCAATTAGGTCACTCCCATGAGCCCCTATGATGGGATACCCCAGGCGGATTTCAGCTCTCCATACTCAAGAGAGCATTTCCAGCCTCCACCTTTACAGGAGAGAACTGGGAGCTTCACAACCTTTCTCCTTGGGCTGAGCAGCCCCAGGCCCCAAGACCATTTTGAGACCCTGCTGTTAGCAGAGCACTGTGCCCAGTTTGGCTTCTGAGTAAAGAAGAAATTCTTGTCAATCCCTTTCCTTGTACCCTGACCCTGGTTTAAACATCCCACTAACCGATAAATAGGACCCTACCTTAACTCAAGGAGAAGAGAACTAAAGAAGCTGCCCTCTTCCACTCCAGAGCTGAGAGATGCACCGCCCCTGGAACCTAAGAGGCCAAGGCAGGCAGGAGCTCAGGAAGTTAGCAGGGAGCCCAGGAGAGTGGACAGAAAGAGATTCCAGATATAGGAATCACAGATAGGACAGGCCTAGGGCCCCCAGTTTCCCACTAAGTGAGGTGTCCGCACACTGCTGGGCCCTCCAGAAAACAGGAAGGAAGAGCAATTTTGACCCTGGGTTCCAACCTAAGTCCTGGATGCCAAAAGAGAAAAAGGTCCAGAGGTCACTACACAACCCAGCGACTCCCCACTAACAGCCCAGAAACCATTGAGCCACCGCCCTGAAAGGTGTGTGGTTGGGGCGGGGGGGTTGGGCGAGGATTGTGAAAGGgaagaatagagaaaagaaaggatCTCCTCTACATAAACTGCCTCCCCAACCCCTTTGGGAAAGCTAAGCACAACTCCCCAATCTGAGGGACGGGGAGATGGGGAGGAGCAATGGGACCAGCCTGGGCAGGAATCTTTCATTTGCCACCCACCTCCCTCGCCAGCTCGGCCGCCACACTCCACCCTGGCCAGCCCTGGAAGCTCTGCTGTCGGCTCCATTGGACCCCCGACGGGCGATGGATCGAACCCCCTCCCCAACAAAACCCCTTTCCCACTCCGCCCCTCTCCACCCGCCGCCTTTGTGAGCCTGGGAGCGGCGCCCGCCCTTCCACGGCCCCAGCAGGGAGAAAggtggcggcgggggggggggggggggcgcgagGGCTGGAAGAGGCAGCAAAACGAAAAGCTAGGGAGGCGAactgggaagaaagaaatgaaaatgggagAAGCTTGAATCAGGATACAGGCGCTGCCACCCGCTCCAAGCGCGAAGTCCCGCGCCGCGGTCCCTTCACTGCTAAACAAACGGGGAACCCGTGTTCTAGCCTCTTCCCCTGCCCAGGTCAAGCTCGCCCCCACTCCCCAACCCCGCCAGCGGCTCTCCGCGAAAACCGCCACGTTCCCAGGGGCCCTAAAGGGGGCTGCTTTCTATCCCCCACCCAGCTCTCCGGTGCGCTCTAGAGCGCTCCGACTCCCAGCTCTGCCCGGCGCGACAATCTTGACTTGATTTGGGA from Cervus elaphus chromosome X, mCerEla1.1, whole genome shotgun sequence encodes the following:
- the EFNB1 gene encoding ephrin-B1, which produces MARPGQRWLGKWLVAMVVLALCRLATPLAKNLEPVSWSSLNPKFLSGKGLVIYPKIGDKLDIICPRAEAGRPYEYYKLYLVRPEQAAACSTVLDPNVLVTCNRPEQEIRFTIKFQEFSPNYMGLEFKKHHDYYITSTSNGSLEGLENREGGVCRTRTMKIVMKVGQDPNAVTPEQLTTSRPSKEADNTIKMATQAPGGRSSMGDSDGKHETVNQDEKSGSGGNGGSSGDPDSFFNSKVALFAAVGAGCVIFLLIIIFLTILLLKLRKRHRKHTQQRAPALSLSTLASPKGGSGTAGTEPSDIIIPLRTTENNYCPHYEKVSGDYGHPVYIVQEMPPQSPANIYYKV